The following proteins come from a genomic window of Achromobacter sp. AONIH1:
- a CDS encoding ABC transporter substrate-binding protein, translating to MKPLQFLRRSLAALALLAAAAAPAGPARAADIIRIGVATAGGGDPITWGGSPGGVVRANNWLEQAFAADGVKVEWLFFKGAGPAVNEALSNKQIDFAYQGDLPQVVGRANGLKTKLLVASGVRNNLYLVAPVASPLSSIKDIRDHKVSIFRGTNGHLVAINVLAAHGLSERDIKGVNLDAGSAQAALVSNGVDAAFGGYEWFKVRDQGLAKVIYSTQGQDPAYTRQASLLVREEFERDNPAQVQKVVDVFVRASRWASDEANRDALFKLWEKSGVPYASWAAEFDKQDLAARNSPLIDDFIIARYKAVVADALKLKLIRREVSVDGWFDDRYLKQALRTQGLEHYWTRHDAAGKAVAGERQASAR from the coding sequence ATGAAGCCCTTGCAGTTCCTTCGCAGATCCCTGGCCGCGCTGGCCCTCCTGGCGGCCGCCGCCGCGCCGGCCGGCCCGGCGCGGGCGGCCGACATCATCCGCATCGGCGTGGCCACCGCCGGCGGCGGCGACCCCATCACCTGGGGCGGCTCGCCCGGCGGCGTGGTGCGCGCCAACAACTGGCTGGAACAGGCCTTCGCGGCCGACGGCGTCAAGGTCGAATGGCTGTTCTTCAAGGGCGCGGGGCCGGCGGTCAACGAGGCGTTGTCCAACAAGCAGATCGACTTCGCCTACCAGGGCGACCTGCCGCAGGTGGTGGGCCGCGCCAACGGCCTGAAGACCAAGCTGCTGGTGGCCAGCGGCGTGCGCAACAACCTCTATCTGGTGGCGCCGGTCGCCTCGCCGCTGTCGTCCATCAAGGACATCCGCGACCACAAGGTATCCATCTTCCGGGGCACCAACGGCCATCTGGTCGCCATCAACGTGCTGGCCGCCCACGGCCTGTCCGAGCGCGACATCAAGGGCGTCAACCTGGACGCGGGCAGCGCCCAGGCCGCGCTGGTGTCCAACGGCGTGGACGCGGCCTTTGGCGGCTATGAATGGTTCAAGGTGCGCGACCAGGGCCTGGCCAAGGTCATCTACAGCACCCAGGGCCAGGATCCTGCGTATACGCGCCAGGCCTCGCTGCTGGTGCGCGAGGAGTTCGAGCGCGACAACCCGGCGCAGGTGCAGAAGGTGGTCGATGTCTTCGTGCGCGCCTCGCGCTGGGCCTCGGACGAGGCCAATCGCGACGCGCTGTTCAAGCTCTGGGAAAAGAGCGGCGTGCCCTACGCGTCCTGGGCCGCCGAGTTCGACAAGCAGGACCTGGCCGCGCGCAACTCGCCGCTGATCGACGACTTCATCATCGCCCGCTACAAGGCGGTGGTGGCCGACGCGCTCAAGCTCAAGCTGATCCGCCGCGAAGTATCGGTGGACGGCTGGTTCGACGACCGCTACCTGAAGCAGGCGCTCAGGACGCAGGGCCTGGAACACTACTGGACCCGCCACGACGCCGCCGGCAAGGCCGTCGCGGGCGAGCGCCAGGCCTCGGCGCGCTGA
- a CDS encoding ABC transporter permease — MAVLSSSGAWRAAPLPPWARQAAWTAAPWLLPVLLLALWHAGASQGWISPQVLPPPAYVWETLRDLAVNGDLWLNTAASLRRVLAGFAAGGLLGLLLGVAMGLSRRLEAYLLPTFNALVQIPVLAWLPFVLLLVGIGEALKIILIAKAALVPVTLNTLQGFRQASPALREVGRVYGYTRRQEVLEIVLPLATPTLFTGLRLGFTKAWLSLVVVELVASSEGLGYLIVYGRQLFQLDLVMAAVIVVGAIGYAIDRALDWTETKLIRGPAAQAAGAPR; from the coding sequence ATGGCCGTCCTGTCCTCTTCCGGCGCCTGGCGCGCCGCGCCGCTGCCGCCCTGGGCGCGCCAGGCCGCCTGGACCGCCGCGCCCTGGCTGCTGCCCGTGCTGCTGCTGGCGCTATGGCACGCGGGCGCCAGCCAGGGCTGGATCTCGCCGCAGGTGCTGCCGCCGCCGGCCTATGTCTGGGAAACGCTGCGCGACCTGGCCGTCAATGGCGACCTGTGGCTCAACACCGCCGCCAGCCTGCGGCGCGTGCTGGCCGGCTTCGCCGCCGGCGGCCTGCTGGGCCTGCTGCTGGGCGTGGCCATGGGCCTGTCGCGCCGGCTCGAAGCCTATCTGCTGCCCACGTTCAACGCGCTGGTGCAGATCCCGGTGCTGGCCTGGCTGCCCTTCGTGCTGCTGCTGGTGGGCATCGGCGAAGCGCTCAAGATCATCCTCATCGCCAAGGCGGCGCTGGTGCCCGTGACCCTCAACACGCTGCAGGGCTTTCGCCAGGCCAGCCCGGCGCTGCGCGAGGTGGGTCGCGTCTATGGCTACACGCGTCGTCAGGAAGTGCTGGAGATCGTGCTGCCGCTGGCCACGCCCACGCTGTTCACCGGCCTGCGGCTGGGCTTCACCAAGGCCTGGCTGTCGCTGGTGGTGGTGGAGCTGGTGGCCTCCAGCGAGGGCCTGGGCTACCTGATCGTGTACGGCCGCCAGCTGTTCCAGCTGGATCTGGTCATGGCCGCCGTGATCGTGGTGGGCGCGATCGGCTACGCCATCGACCGCGCGCTGGACTGGACCGAGACGAAGCTGATCCGCGGCCCGGCCGCCCAGGCGGCGGGAGCGCCGCGATGA
- a CDS encoding LLM class flavin-dependent oxidoreductase produces MTRPPRQIKLGAFLMQTGHHIAAWRHPGAQADAAVNFRHYVDLARRAEAAKFDAIFLADAVGVRNTDLPSLSRTARSDHFEPLTLLSALAAVTEKIGLIATVSTTYNEPYHVARKFASLDQISGGRSGWNLVTSSGQGEAQNFNLDEHVEHAQRYARAAEFHDVVLGLWDSWEDDAFLRDADSGQYFDPAKLHPLHHRGEHFKVRGPLNVARSPQGRPVVVQAGASPAGRDLAARSAEVIFVAHQTFDEAQSFYRDIKRRAAGYGRDPDSIKVMPGIFPVVGHSQAEADEKFARLQDLIHPVVGVQLLSNMIGVDLSGHPVDGPLPELPETNGGRSRQLLLADLARRDGLTIRQLYLKIAGARGHQQVVGTPARIADQLQQWFEEEGADGFNIMSPWLPGGLDDFIELVLPELRRRGLFRREYAGSTLREHLGLARPAHVPASARAQRPAIAA; encoded by the coding sequence ATGACCCGCCCTCCGCGCCAGATCAAGCTCGGCGCCTTCCTGATGCAGACCGGCCACCACATCGCCGCCTGGCGCCACCCCGGCGCGCAGGCCGACGCGGCCGTGAACTTCCGCCACTACGTGGATCTGGCCCGGCGCGCCGAGGCCGCCAAGTTCGACGCCATCTTCCTGGCCGACGCGGTCGGCGTGCGCAACACCGACCTGCCTTCCCTGTCGCGCACCGCGCGCAGCGACCACTTCGAGCCGCTCACGCTGCTGTCCGCGCTGGCCGCCGTCACCGAGAAGATCGGCCTGATCGCCACCGTCTCCACCACCTACAACGAGCCCTATCACGTGGCGCGCAAGTTCGCCTCGCTGGACCAGATCAGCGGCGGCCGCTCGGGCTGGAACCTGGTCACCTCCAGCGGTCAGGGCGAGGCCCAGAACTTCAACCTGGACGAGCACGTGGAGCACGCGCAGCGCTATGCGCGCGCGGCTGAATTCCATGACGTGGTGCTGGGGCTGTGGGACAGCTGGGAGGACGACGCCTTCCTGCGCGACGCCGACAGCGGCCAGTACTTCGACCCCGCCAAGCTGCATCCGCTGCATCATCGCGGCGAGCACTTCAAGGTGCGCGGCCCGCTCAACGTGGCGCGCTCGCCGCAAGGCCGCCCGGTGGTGGTGCAGGCCGGCGCCTCGCCCGCCGGCCGCGACCTGGCCGCGCGCAGCGCCGAAGTCATCTTCGTGGCCCATCAGACCTTCGACGAGGCCCAGTCCTTCTATCGCGACATCAAGCGCCGCGCCGCCGGCTACGGCCGCGACCCCGACTCCATCAAGGTCATGCCCGGCATCTTCCCCGTGGTCGGCCACAGCCAGGCGGAGGCCGACGAGAAGTTCGCCCGCCTGCAGGACCTGATCCACCCCGTGGTCGGAGTGCAGTTGCTGTCGAACATGATCGGCGTCGACCTGTCGGGCCATCCGGTGGACGGACCGCTGCCCGAGCTGCCCGAGACCAACGGCGGCCGCAGCCGCCAGCTGCTGCTGGCCGATCTGGCCCGCCGCGACGGTCTGACCATCCGCCAGCTGTATCTGAAGATCGCCGGCGCGCGCGGCCATCAGCAAGTGGTGGGCACGCCCGCGCGCATCGCCGACCAGTTGCAGCAATGGTTCGAGGAAGAAGGCGCGGACGGCTTCAACATCATGTCGCCCTGGCTGCCCGGCGGCCTGGACGATTTCATCGAACTGGTGCTGCCGGAACTGCGCCGGCGCGGCCTGTTCCGGCGCGAGTACGCCGGCAGCACATTGCGCGAGCACCTGGGCCTGGCCCGGCCGGCGCACGTGCCGGCCAGCGCCCGCGCGCAGCGTCCCGCCATCGCCGCCTGA
- a CDS encoding ABC transporter ATP-binding protein: MAQPHTLDLELKAVGKRYASAQAEGGALQVLSGIDLRIPAGQFVAVVGASGCGKSTLLRLILGLDDAHDGSITLGGAPVLGTSPDRGIVFQDHRLFPWLNVAQNIAVGLRNAPRSASEKRELVAEHIALVGLEGFEQSYPHQISGGMAQRVAIARGLVNRPRVLLLDEPFGALDALTRARLQTELQRIWQKERITMILVTHDVEEAVYLGDRVVIMQPRPGRIRRIVDVPLPHARNRSDPRFIRLRDDVLSDFLEPDGAPADDSAPLGSAAGALAPPSLASLRMAW, from the coding sequence ATGGCACAACCCCACACCCTGGACCTGGAACTCAAGGCCGTCGGCAAGCGCTACGCCAGCGCGCAGGCCGAAGGCGGCGCGCTGCAGGTGCTGTCCGGCATCGACCTGCGCATACCGGCCGGCCAGTTCGTGGCCGTGGTCGGCGCCAGCGGCTGCGGCAAGTCCACGCTGCTGCGGCTGATCCTGGGCCTGGACGACGCCCATGACGGCAGCATCACGCTGGGCGGCGCGCCGGTGCTGGGCACCAGCCCGGACCGCGGCATCGTGTTCCAGGACCATCGCCTGTTCCCGTGGCTGAACGTGGCGCAGAACATCGCCGTCGGCCTGCGCAACGCGCCGCGCAGCGCCTCGGAAAAGCGCGAGCTGGTGGCCGAGCACATCGCCCTGGTCGGTCTGGAAGGCTTCGAGCAGTCCTATCCGCACCAGATCTCCGGCGGCATGGCGCAGCGCGTGGCGATCGCGCGCGGCCTGGTCAACCGCCCGCGCGTGCTGCTGCTGGACGAGCCCTTCGGCGCGCTGGACGCGCTGACGCGCGCCCGGCTGCAAACCGAGCTGCAACGCATCTGGCAGAAGGAACGCATCACCATGATCCTGGTGACGCACGATGTCGAGGAAGCCGTCTACCTGGGCGACCGCGTGGTCATCATGCAGCCGCGTCCGGGCCGCATCCGCCGCATCGTCGACGTGCCGCTGCCGCATGCGCGCAACCGCAGCGACCCGCGCTTCATCCGCCTGCGCGACGACGTGCTGTCCGATTTCCTGGAGCCGGACGGCGCCCCCGCCGACGACAGCGCGCCGCTGGGCAGCGCCGCCGGCGCGCTGGCGCCGCCGTCGCTGGCCTCGCTGCGCATGGCCTGGTAG
- a CDS encoding DUF6348 family protein → MASSATPTPRVSPGNPGDISTFAINFEKGEESWDEQIDLTELLLAALQERDIPATRDEAWLRTGDGFWLLPQLVSAQLSEDGNMRTSTTIQAWHPELAPEGVFEYQHSISNEDAVSAFRRGFSQWAATDAVALRDSASDEPDCPCMIMEFPADDGGASLRRRVVLGPVAHYAESPAPAQDEEHPFCPCCLFTNSLDAFHGILRDGGYAAIRLYAARDANGEISADCRVNGEDYPAGQQALAEYVGTWPQRGFEFRKQLVIAHLYDGEPG, encoded by the coding sequence ATGGCCTCTTCCGCCACCCCCACTCCCCGCGTCAGCCCGGGCAATCCGGGCGACATCTCCACCTTCGCGATCAACTTCGAAAAAGGCGAGGAAAGCTGGGACGAGCAGATCGACCTGACCGAGCTGCTGCTCGCCGCCCTGCAGGAACGCGACATCCCCGCCACGCGCGACGAGGCCTGGCTGCGCACCGGCGACGGCTTCTGGCTGCTGCCGCAACTGGTGAGCGCGCAGCTGTCCGAGGACGGCAACATGCGGACGTCCACCACCATCCAGGCCTGGCACCCCGAGTTGGCGCCGGAAGGCGTGTTCGAATACCAGCACTCGATCAGCAACGAAGACGCCGTCAGCGCGTTCCGCCGGGGCTTCTCGCAATGGGCCGCGACGGACGCGGTGGCGCTGCGCGACAGCGCCAGCGACGAGCCCGACTGTCCCTGCATGATCATGGAATTCCCGGCCGATGACGGCGGCGCCAGCCTGCGCCGCCGCGTGGTGCTCGGCCCGGTCGCGCACTATGCCGAATCGCCCGCGCCGGCGCAGGACGAAGAGCATCCATTCTGCCCCTGCTGCCTGTTCACGAATTCGCTCGACGCCTTCCACGGCATCCTGCGCGACGGCGGCTATGCCGCGATCCGCCTGTATGCCGCGCGCGACGCCAACGGCGAGATCAGCGCGGACTGCCGCGTCAACGGCGAGGATTATCCGGCCGGGCAGCAGGCCCTGGCCGAATACGTCGGCACCTGGCCGCAGCGCGGCTTCGAGTTCCGCAAGCAGTTGGTGATCGCCCATCTGTACGATGGCGAACCCGGCTGA
- a CDS encoding serine hydrolase yields MNSRNRFPAGGASAPAPRQRRLAWRLLAGVAALAAFAYAGTTVMDIPPPYRLYQLEVAEPSRRGELFPVREVAAPAVPWALPAQPEPPPATVPWKGGQIAFDRFLELTHTNAFVILRDGKLAYEWYRPGVDARTPMSSWSMSKSLVSLLVGQAIARGKLRESDRLVDLLPELKTGGDYDKVTVRDLLDMRSGVFVAENYRPYWPFTGAARMYLTRDLPGFIARNREMEFTPGSATAYRSVDTQLLGMALTRATGSNLADLLARDIWQPIGAERPASWNLDRAGGTEKAFCCVNATARDFARVGQMLADQGYVAGRQVVPGAWVARIAAPVTTPLDGWGYSAQWWHRGPDDGEDYSAMGIYGQYTYVHPGRRVVIVKLSDHGAEQDERGTYDVFRAIARR; encoded by the coding sequence ATGAATTCCCGCAATCGCTTTCCGGCTGGCGGCGCGTCCGCGCCGGCCCCGCGCCAGCGCCGCCTGGCCTGGCGGCTGCTGGCCGGCGTCGCGGCCCTGGCCGCCTTCGCCTATGCTGGCACGACGGTCATGGACATCCCGCCGCCCTACAGGCTGTACCAGCTGGAAGTGGCGGAACCGTCGCGCCGGGGCGAGCTGTTCCCGGTGCGCGAGGTGGCTGCGCCGGCCGTGCCCTGGGCCTTGCCCGCGCAGCCCGAGCCGCCGCCCGCGACCGTGCCCTGGAAGGGCGGCCAGATCGCCTTCGACCGTTTCCTGGAACTGACGCACACCAATGCCTTCGTGATCCTGCGCGATGGCAAGCTGGCCTATGAGTGGTACCGGCCCGGGGTCGATGCGCGCACGCCGATGTCGTCATGGTCCATGTCCAAGTCGCTGGTCTCGCTGCTGGTTGGGCAGGCCATCGCCCGAGGCAAGCTGCGTGAAAGCGACCGGCTGGTGGATCTGCTGCCGGAGCTGAAGACGGGCGGCGACTACGACAAGGTCACGGTGCGCGACCTGCTGGACATGCGCTCCGGCGTGTTCGTGGCCGAGAACTATCGGCCCTACTGGCCCTTCACCGGCGCGGCGCGCATGTACCTGACGCGTGACCTGCCGGGCTTCATCGCGCGCAATCGCGAGATGGAATTCACGCCGGGCAGCGCAACGGCCTATCGCAGCGTCGACACGCAGCTGCTCGGGATGGCGCTGACGCGGGCCACGGGCAGCAACCTGGCGGACCTGCTGGCCCGCGACATCTGGCAGCCCATCGGCGCCGAGCGGCCGGCCTCCTGGAACCTGGACCGGGCCGGCGGCACGGAAAAGGCGTTCTGCTGCGTCAACGCCACCGCGCGCGATTTCGCGCGCGTCGGCCAGATGCTGGCGGACCAGGGATACGTGGCGGGGCGGCAGGTGGTGCCGGGCGCCTGGGTGGCGCGCATCGCGGCGCCGGTGACGACGCCGCTGGACGGCTGGGGCTATTCCGCGCAGTGGTGGCATCGCGGCCCCGATGACGGCGAGGACTATTCCGCCATGGGCATCTACGGCCAGTACACCTACGTGCATCCCGGCCGGCGCGTGGTCATCGTCAAGCTCAGCGATCATGGCGCCGAGCAGGACGAGCGCGGCACCTACGACGTGTTCAGGGCGATCGCTCGGCGCTAG
- a CDS encoding alpha/beta fold hydrolase → MDSLQWITSGHARLAASVSGQGTPIVFLHAGVCDRRMWHAVAPRYAARGRTIAYDRRGYGLTRADPEDHAQVADLLAVLDALTDGEPAILVGASAGGRVALDMALLHPARVRALVLVAPNIAGAPAPVYDPPVQAQMDELRQAEAAGDMERVNRCKARQLLDGVLAAEGRVTGETRTLFLDMNGIALRASPGGQALEPAPAYPRLADVAAPTLVAWGDLDFPHVQERSRHAARTIPGAEAREFVGAGHLPSLEDPAGFAALLDDFILRRAAEG, encoded by the coding sequence ATGGATTCCCTTCAATGGATCACATCCGGGCACGCCCGGCTGGCGGCCAGCGTCTCGGGCCAGGGCACCCCCATCGTGTTCCTGCACGCCGGCGTGTGCGACCGCCGCATGTGGCATGCCGTCGCGCCCCGTTACGCCGCGCGCGGCCGGACCATCGCCTACGACCGGCGCGGCTATGGACTGACCCGCGCCGATCCCGAAGACCATGCCCAGGTCGCGGACCTGCTGGCGGTGCTGGACGCGCTGACGGACGGCGAACCGGCGATCCTGGTGGGCGCATCGGCGGGCGGCCGCGTCGCGCTGGACATGGCGCTGCTGCATCCGGCGCGCGTGCGCGCCCTGGTGCTGGTCGCGCCGAACATCGCGGGCGCGCCCGCGCCCGTCTATGACCCGCCGGTGCAAGCGCAGATGGACGAGCTGCGCCAGGCAGAGGCCGCCGGCGATATGGAACGCGTCAACCGCTGCAAGGCGCGCCAGCTGCTGGACGGCGTGCTCGCCGCCGAGGGCCGCGTGACGGGCGAAACACGGACCTTGTTCCTGGACATGAACGGCATCGCGCTGCGCGCGTCCCCTGGCGGACAGGCGCTGGAGCCCGCGCCCGCCTATCCGCGCCTGGCGGACGTCGCCGCGCCGACGCTGGTGGCCTGGGGCGACCTGGATTTTCCGCATGTGCAGGAACGCTCGCGCCATGCGGCGCGGACGATCCCCGGCGCCGAAGCGCGCGAATTCGTCGGCGCCGGCCATCTGCCCAGCCTGGAAGACCCGGCCGGCTTTGCCGCGCTGCTCGACGACTTCATCCTGCGCCGCGCCGCCGAGGGCTGA
- a CDS encoding amidohydrolase family protein translates to MNDRLHPAKASRSAAVKARLDHPVIDTDVHVNDYAPVLEDYIQHYGGSKLVDALRKALGSRYPTRRDGKDWYQQTPAERHDNRTLRSPWWARVTRNTLDLATYTLPELLYERLAEQGADYSILFPNDVLAPLGAGDEARQPLHRAINHFHADQYRKYADRLTPVAGIPLNTPQEGIEELEFAVKTLGLKVINIAGGVKRPIKAIARKYPADQYPEIARHASYVDFYGIDSEYDYDPFWAKVVELGVPVTTHYGSQGWTGRQSTSNYMFNHIGHFADGSQAFAKALFFGGVTRRFPNLRVALLEGGADWGSHVYTHLVDRWEKRNRKAVQNYNPAHADLALLQDLFSRYGADFIRGRELDPAQLLRDSLGISALPHSREPHEDELDDFAAAGIESAEDIRKRWVDSFYFGSEADDRTVAAAFNDRVHPLGAKINAIWSSDIGHWDVPDLTEPLAESWDLVEQGVISEQDFKALVFGNPYRLYTEANPDFFRGTEIERKLAARPAATDTKTRAA, encoded by the coding sequence ATGAACGACCGCCTGCACCCCGCCAAAGCGTCCCGATCCGCCGCCGTGAAAGCGCGGCTGGACCATCCCGTCATCGACACCGACGTGCACGTCAACGACTACGCGCCGGTGCTGGAAGACTATATCCAGCACTACGGCGGCTCCAAGCTGGTGGACGCGCTGCGCAAGGCGCTGGGCTCGCGCTACCCCACGCGGCGCGACGGCAAGGACTGGTACCAGCAGACGCCGGCCGAGCGCCATGACAACCGCACGCTGCGCTCGCCGTGGTGGGCGCGGGTCACGCGCAACACGCTGGACCTGGCCACCTACACCCTGCCCGAGCTGCTGTACGAGCGCCTGGCCGAACAGGGCGCCGACTATTCCATCCTGTTCCCGAACGACGTGCTGGCGCCGCTGGGCGCGGGCGACGAGGCGCGCCAGCCGCTGCACCGCGCCATCAACCACTTCCACGCCGACCAGTACCGCAAGTACGCCGACCGCCTCACCCCCGTGGCCGGCATCCCCCTGAACACGCCGCAGGAAGGCATCGAGGAACTGGAGTTCGCGGTCAAGACGCTGGGCCTGAAGGTGATCAACATCGCCGGCGGCGTGAAGCGGCCCATCAAGGCCATCGCCCGCAAGTATCCGGCCGATCAGTACCCGGAGATCGCCCGCCACGCCAGCTATGTCGACTTCTACGGCATCGACAGCGAATACGACTACGACCCGTTCTGGGCCAAGGTGGTCGAGCTGGGCGTGCCCGTCACCACGCACTACGGCAGCCAGGGCTGGACCGGCCGGCAATCCACCAGCAACTACATGTTCAATCACATCGGCCACTTCGCCGACGGCTCGCAGGCCTTCGCCAAGGCGCTGTTCTTCGGCGGCGTGACGCGCCGCTTCCCGAACCTGCGCGTGGCCTTGCTGGAAGGCGGCGCCGACTGGGGCTCGCACGTCTACACGCATCTGGTCGACCGCTGGGAAAAGCGCAACCGCAAGGCGGTGCAGAACTACAACCCGGCCCACGCCGACCTCGCGCTGCTGCAGGATCTGTTCTCGCGCTATGGCGCGGATTTCATCCGTGGCCGCGAACTGGACCCGGCGCAGCTGCTGCGCGACAGCCTGGGCATCTCCGCCCTGCCGCACAGCCGCGAGCCGCACGAGGACGAGCTGGACGATTTCGCCGCCGCCGGCATCGAGTCGGCCGAGGACATCCGCAAGCGCTGGGTGGACAGCTTCTACTTCGGCTCCGAGGCCGACGACCGCACCGTGGCGGCCGCCTTCAACGACCGCGTCCATCCGCTGGGCGCGAAGATCAACGCGATCTGGTCCTCCGACATCGGCCACTGGGACGTGCCCGACCTGACCGAGCCGCTGGCCGAAAGCTGGGACCTGGTCGAACAGGGCGTCATCAGCGAGCAGGACTTCAAGGCCCTGGTGTTCGGCAATCCCTACCGCCTCTACACCGAGGCCAATCCCGATTTCTTCCGGGGCACGGAGATCGAGCGCAAGCTCGCCGCCCGCCCCGCCGCCACCGACACCAAGACCCGCGCCGCCTGA
- a CDS encoding ABC transporter permease — protein sequence MSAAPALSRDAAEAAAAQPLPVSAAGRWRGLVLPVAAVLLWWLLSHAGLVNSALLVPPEKVLATAVEQISGGKLWRALGASLAREFTGFAIGTLAGLLLGAALGVSRIFNRLAGPSFNTFKQISLFAWIPLISVWFGLGDTAKVAFLSLAALVPVVVNTCDGISQTPPALLEVARVYGYTRWQTFRLVVLPAAAPAIFTGIYLALIYSWLATIGAEYLLVAGVGIGNLLIEGSEHFQMDLVIFGMFVVGTIGWLTNASARLAERRLARLRGRTL from the coding sequence ATGAGCGCCGCCCCCGCCCTGTCGCGCGACGCCGCCGAGGCGGCCGCCGCGCAGCCGCTGCCCGTCTCGGCCGCCGGTCGCTGGCGCGGGCTGGTCCTGCCCGTGGCCGCCGTGCTGCTGTGGTGGCTGCTGTCCCATGCCGGCCTGGTCAATTCGGCGCTGCTGGTGCCGCCCGAGAAAGTGCTGGCCACCGCCGTCGAGCAGATCTCCGGCGGCAAACTGTGGCGCGCGCTCGGCGCCAGCCTGGCGCGGGAATTCACCGGCTTCGCCATCGGCACCCTCGCCGGCCTGCTGCTGGGCGCGGCGCTGGGCGTGTCGCGCATCTTCAACCGCCTGGCCGGGCCCAGCTTCAACACCTTCAAGCAGATCTCGCTGTTCGCCTGGATCCCGCTGATCTCGGTCTGGTTCGGCCTGGGCGACACCGCCAAGGTGGCGTTCCTGTCGCTGGCCGCGCTGGTGCCGGTGGTGGTCAACACCTGCGACGGCATCAGCCAGACGCCGCCCGCGCTGCTCGAAGTGGCGCGGGTCTATGGCTACACGCGCTGGCAGACCTTCCGCCTGGTGGTGCTGCCGGCCGCCGCGCCGGCCATCTTCACCGGCATCTACCTGGCGCTGATCTATTCCTGGCTCGCCACCATTGGCGCCGAATACCTGCTGGTGGCGGGCGTAGGCATCGGCAACCTGCTGATCGAGGGCAGCGAGCACTTCCAGATGGACCTGGTGATCTTCGGCATGTTCGTGGTGGGCACGATCGGCTGGCTCACCAACGCCTCGGCCCGCCTGGCCGAGCGCCGGCTCGCGCGGCTGCGCGGCCGGACACTATGA
- a CDS encoding GNAT family N-acetyltransferase encodes MSRIELRRVRSGDAADLIAANQANQHYHRPWVASLTDQAGFDAWFARTLTGPNVGLLARERASGRLVGVVNINEIVAGAFLSAYLGYYGMSEFRGSGMMGEALRATVELAFGELGLHRLEANVQPANTASLALLRRAGFRKEGFSPRYLRIDGQWRDHERWALLADDAAPAGAEGLAGGDGQA; translated from the coding sequence ATGAGCAGGATAGAACTGCGTCGCGTCCGTAGCGGCGACGCCGCCGACCTGATCGCCGCGAATCAGGCCAACCAGCACTACCATCGGCCCTGGGTCGCGTCATTGACGGACCAGGCGGGTTTCGACGCCTGGTTCGCGCGCACGCTCACCGGACCGAACGTGGGCCTGCTCGCGCGCGAACGCGCGTCGGGCCGCCTGGTCGGCGTGGTCAACATCAACGAGATCGTCGCCGGCGCTTTTCTCAGCGCCTATCTCGGCTATTACGGCATGTCCGAATTCCGTGGCAGCGGCATGATGGGCGAGGCCCTGCGCGCCACGGTCGAGCTGGCGTTCGGCGAACTCGGGCTGCATCGCCTGGAAGCGAACGTGCAGCCCGCCAATACGGCATCCCTCGCGCTGCTGCGGCGCGCCGGATTCCGCAAGGAAGGGTTTTCGCCGCGCTATCTGCGGATTGACGGGCAGTGGCGCGACCACGAGCGTTGGGCCCTGCTGGCCGACGACGCTGCGCCAGCTGGCGCAGAAGGGCTGGCCGGCGGGGACGGGCAGGCGTAG